One stretch of Xanthomonas sp. DAR 35659 DNA includes these proteins:
- a CDS encoding DUF6393 family protein → MKIALVALTLALAVVVPACTETPRDAAVRPTAANAAVAPMLEAIYGSGQPHGFERIDVGAIVARYIPLGTPKAEILAMFAHSPSSRVVASGADTLVVRDDRGRAMLDPDPRSVVMTFHLGTDGKVAGIEAVHLKHQ, encoded by the coding sequence ATGAAGATTGCTCTTGTCGCATTGACACTCGCGCTTGCGGTCGTGGTGCCGGCGTGTACCGAAACGCCGCGCGACGCCGCAGTCCGCCCGACCGCGGCGAACGCCGCGGTCGCTCCCATGCTCGAGGCGATCTACGGATCCGGCCAGCCGCACGGCTTTGAGCGCATCGACGTCGGCGCGATCGTGGCCCGGTACATCCCGCTGGGGACGCCGAAGGCCGAGATCCTGGCGATGTTCGCGCACTCTCCAAGTTCGCGCGTTGTCGCCAGCGGCGCCGACACGCTGGTGGTCCGAGACGATCGCGGCCGGGCGATGCTGGATCCGGATCCGCGCTCGGTGGTGATGACCTTCCATCTCGGCACGGACGGCAAGGTGGCGGGCATCGAGGCGGTGCACCTCAAGCACCAATAG
- a CDS encoding CPBP family intramembrane glutamic endopeptidase, whose protein sequence is MASSRWGELLFVVAVAFGLLIWSSTSALLSGDVAGSFSEDGLWSMVVYELLVMALLLPVLWYRGWRPRALGLQWQRADPWPGIGLMLACVLACYPLKWLDGFMAEGMNPSMDAMVSGQLSLAAIVAISLVNPVFEEVFVCAYVIRAVERTHSRAVAVNVSVAIRASYHLYQGPVGALSLVVVGLILGWWFARTGRLWPAIIAHGLMDLVALLAYA, encoded by the coding sequence ATGGCATCTTCCAGGTGGGGCGAGTTGCTGTTCGTGGTCGCGGTCGCGTTCGGCCTGCTGATCTGGTCCAGCACGTCGGCGCTGCTGTCGGGCGATGTCGCGGGGTCCTTTTCCGAGGACGGCCTGTGGTCCATGGTGGTCTACGAGCTGCTGGTCATGGCGCTGCTGCTGCCCGTGCTGTGGTACCGGGGGTGGCGGCCGCGGGCGCTGGGGCTGCAGTGGCAACGCGCGGATCCGTGGCCAGGGATCGGCTTGATGCTCGCCTGCGTGCTGGCGTGCTATCCGCTCAAGTGGCTGGACGGGTTCATGGCCGAGGGGATGAACCCGTCGATGGACGCGATGGTGAGCGGCCAGTTGTCGCTGGCTGCGATCGTGGCGATCTCGCTCGTCAATCCGGTGTTCGAGGAAGTGTTCGTCTGCGCCTACGTGATCCGCGCGGTGGAGCGGACCCACAGTCGGGCGGTCGCGGTGAACGTCAGCGTCGCGATCCGCGCCTCCTACCATCTGTACCAGGGACCGGTCGGCGCCCTGTCGCTGGTCGTGGTCGGGTTGATCCTCGGCTGGTGGTTCGCGCGCACCGGCCGGCTGTGGCCGGCGATCATTGCCCATGGGCTGATGGATCTGGTCGCGCTGCTCGCCTATGCCTGA